From Cygnus olor isolate bCygOlo1 chromosome 7, bCygOlo1.pri.v2, whole genome shotgun sequence, a single genomic window includes:
- the CLRN3 gene encoding clarin-3: MPTREKKLMFGAAFLTSVLSFVIVCAVLGTQRWISSTVDFSRTNGTISVTVTYGLFSGTCAQTFQAGVQVSDSTFQVAETLNSTRTKGINITIIVLLVLSLLSSLLSSGFTFTNAVSNPYQTFLGPIGVYTWNAIGGFFTLVVMILFAVNVQGNDLSVELATKCASIQSNHIKSKHNYDYSYWILLLHILFSCGTIVIICFYSCARYSKKKEQERPIENASKDVILF, from the exons ATGCCgaccagagaaaaaaaactcatgTTCGGAGCTGCTTTTTTAACCAGTGTTTTATCTTTCGTGATCGTTTGTGCCGTTCTCGGAACCCAGAGATGGATCAGCAGCACAGTCGACTTTTCCCGAACAAACGGCACCATTTCGGTGACCGTCACCTACGGACTTTTCAGCGGCACCTGTGCCCAGACCTTCCAAGCCGGAGTTCAGGTTTCAGACTCTACTTTCCAAG TTGCAGAAACGCTGAACAGCACCAGAACGAAAGGCATCAACATCACGATTATCGTGCTTCTGGTCCTCAGTTTACTGAGCTCCCTTCTGAGCTCAGGGTTTACATTCACCAACGCTGTGAGCAATCCCTACCAGACGTTTCTGGGACCCATTGGAGTCTATACCTGGAACGCCATAGGCG GGTTCTTCACGCTTGTGGTCATGATACTTTTTGCCGTGAACGTACAAGGCAACGACCTGTCTGTAGAGCTGGCCACCAAATGTGCTTCTATTCAATCAAATCATATCAAATCTAAACACAATTACGATTATTCCTACTGGATCCTGCTGCTTCACATTCTTTTTAGCTGTGGTACTATAGTCATCATTTGTTTCTACAGCTGCGCAAGGTATTCtaagaagaaagaacaggaaagacCAATTGAAAATGCATCAAAAGACGTCATTCTCTTCTAA